Genomic DNA from Clostridium sp. BJN0013:
ATAGACACTGTAACTGTAGGTACTCTAAGAGCAAAACCATTTAATTTTCCCTCTAGATTCGGAAGTACCTTTGCCACTGCCTTTGCTGCTCCTGTAGTAGTTGGAATTATAGATTCCCCTGCAGCTCTTGCCCTTCTTAAATCCTTATGACTCTTATCTACCAATCTTTGATCTCCTGTATAGGCATGAATTGTAGTCATAAGTCCTTTTACAATACCAAAATTTTCATCTAAAACTTTAGCAAATGGTGCTAGACAATTAGTTGTACAGGATGCATTTGAAATAATATTATGGGAATTTACATCAAATTTTTCTTCATTTACACCCATAACTATAGTTATATCTTCATCTTTAGCAGGGGCTGTAATTATAACTTTTTTGGCACCAGCCTCTATATGCTTGTATAAATTTTTTCTATCTTTAAATTTTCCTGTAGATTCTACTACGATATCTACATTTAATTTACCCCAAGGTAAATTTTCTGGTTCACTTTCTCTAAATATTTTTATTTCAGAATCATTTATAATTATTGAGTCTTCTGTAGCTTTTACGTTGCCTTGAAATTTTCCGTAACAAGAATCATATTTAAAAAGATGTGCAAGGGTTTCATTGTCTGCTCTTGCATTAATTGCTACAATTTCCACGTCTTTCCGTAATCTTTCCTGAGCAATTCTTAAAAATAACCTTCCTATTCTTCCAAAACCATTAATTGCAACTTTCATAGACATTATTTTTCCCCCTATAAAATATTTATA
This window encodes:
- the gap gene encoding type I glyceraldehyde-3-phosphate dehydrogenase: MSMKVAINGFGRIGRLFLRIAQERLRKDVEIVAINARADNETLAHLFKYDSCYGKFQGNVKATEDSIIINDSEIKIFRESEPENLPWGKLNVDIVVESTGKFKDRKNLYKHIEAGAKKVIITAPAKDEDITIVMGVNEEKFDVNSHNIISNASCTTNCLAPFAKVLDENFGIVKGLMTTIHAYTGDQRLVDKSHKDLRRARAAGESIIPTTTGAAKAVAKVLPNLEGKLNGFALRVPTVTVSITDLVCELSKSATVEEINKAFKRAAQGPMEGILGYSEEPLVSIDYKGDNRSSIIDGLSTLIMGDNMVKVVSWYDNEWAYSCRTVDLVNYVSLQMEKNNEQSDKVVVNKA